The Apodemus sylvaticus chromosome 5, mApoSyl1.1, whole genome shotgun sequence genome has a segment encoding these proteins:
- the Znf770 gene encoding zinc finger protein 770, whose product MPLKNMMAENNFKMLKIQQCVANKLPRNRPYICNICLKHFETPSKLARHYLIHTGQKPFECDVCHKNFRQLVHLERHQLTHNLPFSCNICQRHFKNLKTFVKHQQLHSESYHNDVKVRRLLETKQEKPGYGVYNTFTADERRALHPCSKSDPTYSTTKRRKNIHACTICGKMFPSQSKLDRHSLIHTGQRPFKCVLCSKSFRQSTHLKIHQLTHSEERPFQCCFCQKGFKIQSKLLKHKQIHTRNKTFQNLPLKVKSPESCPLPNKLNAKQDAFENGNMGESEENNPLDVHSIYIVPFQCPECEECFESEQILNGHKCLPARGGRVPSRLKRSCNYKTIVKKLLAKLKRAGGKKSDNLQSEKRTFKSNYLKNCEHTSGKPNVEQTQRTFVGSLSRHGSYKTVSKKKKKILTLPFSWQKQFQSQNMGKNLQGILTTGSILTMDGSVNNKDLSIYGSSGEEYFNNCDMLPCDFSESSENIHTGHKMCPCDKCDKVFPSISKLQRHYLIHTGQRPFGCNVCGKSFRQSAHLKRHKLTHIEKIPYSSFWQVDFGNVNQLFIHPSDDISYNASQQCEGLGSQRCEGSESSQLSEIEVKAESEDFLLGSHCRSRQSYLDNTLLESEQSHHCYTYLGRPERSDGLLYQCSVCCKHFRSPSKLERHYLIHAGQKPFECSVCGKTFRQAPHWKRHQLTHFKERPQEKVVLDSTV is encoded by the coding sequence ATGCCACTGAAGAATATGATGGCtgaaaacaactttaaaatgCTGAAGATTCAGCAATGTGTAGCCAACAAACTACCTAGGAACAGGCCATATATTTGCAATATCTGCCTCAAACACTTTGAAACACCATCAAAATTAGCTAGACATTATCTCATTCATACCGGTCAAAAGCCATTTGAATGTGATGTGTGTCATAAAAACTTCAGACAGCTCGTTCACCTGGAAAGGCACCAGTTAACTCACAATCTGCCGTTTAGTTGTAATATTTGCCAGCGCCACTTTAAAAATCTGAAGACATTTGTGAAGCATCAACAGCTTCACAGTGAATCCTACCATAATGATGTTAAAGTCAGAAGACTGCTTGAGACCAAGCAAGAGAAGCCTGGGTATGGAGTGTATAATACTTTCACTGCAGACGAGAGGCGGGCACTACATCCATGCTCTAAGTCTGATCCCACGTACAGCACCacgaagagaagaaagaatattcatgCGTGTACGATCTGTGGCAAAATGTTTCCGTCACAATCCAAACTTGATAGGCATTCACTTATTCACACTGGGCAGAGGCCTTTTAAATGTGTCCTGTGCAGTAAATCTTTCCGACAGTCAACCCACTTAAAAATCCACCAACTCACACATTCAGAAGAAAGACCTTTTCAATGTTGTTTTTGTCAAAAAGGATTTAAGATTCAAAGCAAACTTCTGAAGCATAAACAAATCCACACTAGGAATAAGACTTTTCAGAATCTTCCTTTAAAAGTAAAAAGTCCTGAATCATGTCCCCTACCTAATAAATTAAATGCAAAGCAGGATGCTTTTGAAAATGGTAATATGGGTGAATCTGAGGAGAATAATCCTCTTGATGTCCACTCAATTTATATTGTCCCTTTTCAGTGTCCAGAGTGTGAAGAATGTTTTGAGTCAGAGCAGATTCTCAATGGACACAAGTGTCTTCCTGCCAGAGGTGGCAGAGTTCCAAGCCGACTCAAAAGAAGCTGTAACTATAAGACCATTGTTAAAAAGCTCTTGGCTAAACTTAAACGTGCTGGAGGTAAAAAATCAGATAACCTTCAATCAgagaaaagaacatttaaaagcaACTACTTGAAAAACTGTGAACATACTTCTGGTAAGCCGAACGTAGAACAAACTCAGAGAACATTTGTGGGTTCTCTTAGCAGACATGGGTCATACAAGACAGTTagcaaaaagaagaagaaaatattgacTTTGCCATTTTCTTGGCAAAAGCAATTCCAGAGCCAAAATATGGGTAAGAATTTGCAAGGCATCCTTACAACAGGAAGCATATTAACTATGGATGGTTCCGTCAATAATAAAGACTTGTCAATCTATGGTTCATCAGGTGAGGAATACTTTAATAACTGTGACATGCTTCCGTGTGATTTTTCAGAGTCAAGTGAAAATATACATACTGGACATAAGATGTGTCCCTGTGATAAATGTGACAAAGTGTTTCCTTCTATTTCTAAGCTACAAAGGCACTATTTAATTCATACTGGACAGAGACCTTTTGGCTGTAATGTTTGTGGAAAATCTTTCAGACAGTCAGCTCacttaaaaagacataaactaactcaCATTGAAAAGATTCCTTATAGTTCTTTTTGGCAAGTGGACTTTGGAAATGTGAACCAACTTTTCATTCATCCAAGTGATGACATTAGCTATAATGCTTCCCAACAGTGTGAGGGGCTTGGTTCCCAAAGGTGTGAAGGTTCAGAGTCCAGTCAGCTGTCAGAAATTGAAGTCAAGGCAGAATCTGaggattttcttcttggttcCCACTGCAGGAGCAGGCAGTCTTACCTCGACAACACCCTGCTGGAGTCAGAGCAGAGCCATCATTGTTACACTTACTTAGGCCGTCCTGAAAGAAGTGATGGGCTCCTTTACCAGTGCAGTGTTTGTTGTAAACATTTCCGATCTCCGTCCAAACTAGAACGACACTATTTAATTCATGCAGGGCAGAAGCCATTTGAGTGCTCAGTCTGTGGCAAAACATTTAGACAAGCACCTCACTGGAAGAGACATCAGCTCACTCACTTTAAGGAACGACCCCAAGAGAAAGTGGTTCTGGATTCAACTGTGTAA